A genomic window from Methanoculleus caldifontis includes:
- a CDS encoding Fe-only nitrogenase accessory AnfO family protein — MCKKCEGHGDTGEVAVLLDADGCSGRFGEPGTVVVYRKCGPSFTAGREMELAIDPEGGLAELRSKMGDLMQFLGTCRIFAAQSASGAMYFELEKAGCSVWEVSGRPDEFLDGVLKGEEEEESAAAPAVEIPVPVEVAPGRFFISIKEIQGKAPFVSSKQVLREFICRADFNALEVICDHVPPWIGMEAERRGYGVEARPCGRNEVSLRLTRMPAGR, encoded by the coding sequence ATGTGCAAAAAGTGCGAAGGGCACGGCGATACCGGGGAGGTGGCGGTGCTCCTCGACGCGGACGGGTGCTCCGGCAGGTTCGGCGAACCCGGAACGGTCGTCGTGTACAGGAAGTGCGGCCCCTCATTTACGGCCGGCCGCGAGATGGAGCTTGCCATCGACCCGGAGGGGGGGCTCGCGGAACTGCGCTCGAAGATGGGCGATCTCATGCAATTCCTCGGCACCTGCAGGATCTTTGCCGCGCAGTCGGCGAGCGGCGCCATGTACTTCGAGCTCGAGAAGGCAGGGTGCAGCGTCTGGGAGGTCTCCGGCCGGCCCGACGAGTTCCTCGACGGCGTGCTGAAGGGCGAGGAGGAGGAGGAGAGCGCGGCGGCACCGGCCGTCGAGATCCCCGTGCCCGTCGAGGTCGCGCCCGGCCGGTTCTTCATCTCGATCAAGGAGATCCAGGGAAAGGCGCCCTTCGTCAGCAGCAAACAGGTCCTCCGGGAGTTCATCTGCCGGGCCGACTTCAACGCGCTGGAGGTGATCTGCGACCACGTGCCCCCCTGGATCGGGATGGAGGCGGAACGGAGAGGATATGGCGTGGAGGCCAGACCGTGCGGGAGGAACGAGGTCAGCCTGCGGCTGACGAGGATGCCGGCCGGCCGGTGA
- the modA gene encoding molybdate ABC transporter substrate-binding protein: MRSHTTLTLLVPLLLVAAMLAVAGCTGTTQPNAQQTTLTVFTAASLTGAFTGLGEAYTAENPDVVVDFVFDGSQALRTQIEQGASADVFVSANTKHMGALQDGGFMENDTVAVFLENSLAVIVPADNPAKIMNLADLARPGVKLVLGTKDVPFGSYARQVLDTMAADPAYGTAYRDAVMKNVVSEETAITTVMPKLTLGEADAAFTFKSDVRADDRSQIRRIEIPAEYNVVAEYPIGILASSEQKDEAAAFIAFVRGPTGSAILESYGFDPVR; encoded by the coding sequence ATGAGATCCCACACCACCCTTACACTGCTGGTGCCGCTTCTCCTCGTCGCCGCAATGCTCGCCGTTGCGGGATGCACCGGCACCACGCAGCCGAACGCACAGCAGACGACGCTGACGGTCTTCACTGCAGCATCGCTCACGGGAGCGTTCACCGGGCTTGGGGAGGCGTATACGGCGGAGAACCCGGACGTCGTCGTGGACTTCGTCTTCGACGGCTCGCAGGCGCTCCGCACCCAGATAGAACAGGGTGCTTCGGCCGACGTCTTCGTCTCGGCGAACACGAAGCATATGGGAGCCCTGCAGGACGGCGGGTTCATGGAGAACGACACGGTCGCGGTCTTCCTCGAGAACTCGCTTGCGGTGATCGTTCCCGCCGATAACCCGGCAAAGATCATGAATCTTGCCGATCTCGCCCGGCCGGGCGTAAAACTTGTCCTCGGGACGAAGGACGTCCCGTTCGGATCTTACGCCCGGCAGGTGCTCGATACGATGGCGGCCGACCCCGCCTACGGCACGGCATACCGGGACGCCGTGATGAAAAACGTCGTCTCCGAGGAGACGGCGATCACGACGGTGATGCCGAAGCTGACGCTCGGTGAGGCAGATGCGGCGTTCACCTTCAAGTCGGACGTCCGTGCCGACGATCGCTCCCAGATCCGGAGGATCGAGATCCCGGCGGAGTACAACGTCGTCGCGGAGTACCCGATCGGGATACTCGCGTCGTCAGAGCAGAAAGACGAGGCAGCCGCGTTCATCGCGTTCGTCCGCGGCCCGACAGGCAGCGCCATCCTGGAATCTTATGGATTCGACCCGGTCCGATAG
- a CDS encoding P-II family nitrogen regulator has product MQFIRAIVRPEKKDEVLENLSAGGFNAATVVDVVGRGKQKGIRMGDVYYDEIPKTLILVAIEDGDRDRIVDIILKSARTGQSGNFGDGKIFISPVEEAYTVSTGSKGL; this is encoded by the coding sequence ATGCAGTTTATACGAGCGATAGTCAGGCCGGAGAAGAAGGACGAAGTCCTCGAGAACCTCTCGGCCGGAGGATTCAACGCTGCAACGGTCGTCGACGTCGTCGGCCGCGGCAAGCAGAAGGGGATCCGGATGGGGGACGTCTACTACGACGAGATCCCGAAAACCCTCATCCTCGTCGCGATAGAGGACGGGGACAGGGACAGGATCGTGGACATAATCCTCAAGAGTGCCAGGACCGGCCAGAGCGGCAACTTCGGCGACGGGAAGATCTTCATCAGCCCCGTGGAAGAGGCGTACACCGTCTCGACGGGGAGCAAAGGCCTCTGA
- a CDS encoding 2Fe-2S ferredoxin, with protein sequence MQKPERHIFICTSSRANGQQKGFCHSKDGVAVMMKFMEEIDERELGGEVFINNTGCFGICEKGPIVVVYPDNVWYGSVTPDDVEEILNEHIEGGNVVERLVI encoded by the coding sequence ATGCAAAAGCCTGAACGTCACATCTTCATCTGCACGAGTTCACGCGCAAACGGCCAGCAGAAAGGGTTCTGCCACTCCAAGGACGGCGTGGCCGTCATGATGAAGTTCATGGAAGAGATCGACGAACGAGAACTCGGCGGCGAGGTCTTCATCAACAACACCGGCTGTTTCGGCATCTGCGAGAAGGGGCCGATCGTCGTGGTCTACCCGGACAACGTCTGGTACGGGTCGGTCACGCCCGACGACGTCGAAGAGATCCTGAACGAACATATCGAAGGCGGCAACGTCGTGGAACGGCTGGTGATCTAA
- the nifE gene encoding nitrogenase iron-molybdenum cofactor biosynthesis protein NifE, whose protein sequence is MENECSVPTACIDERQFSIVTTGKNKSRIHCADDSLAGAVSQRACVYSGARVVLNPVTDAVHLVHGPIGCAAYTWDIRGSLSSGPEMFRQSFSTDLKERDVVFGGEKKLVACIDEVVGKYHPPAIFVYATCVVGLIGDDIVAVCKEASGRHGIDVIPVESSGFLSGNKIVGYRAAGEALLKLIRPKDGETVEKTRKLNFLGEYNLGGEKWLVERYLREMGIEINVAFTGDSTVAALKRAPGACLNLVQCSGSMHWVAMNLEKEYGTPYIDVNFFGAANTAESLRRIARFYGDEEIVRRTEALIEREMERVRPVVEKYRARLAGKRAAIYVGGAFKALAIIRQLQELGMEVVFTGTQTGKQEDYEQIGAIVSEGTVVIDDANPAEIEKFLLEKDVDMMAGGVKERFLAHKLGIGFVDHNHDRKDGLAGFDGAIRFAREVYATTCSPVWERVKKNPFEEAEG, encoded by the coding sequence ATGGAGAACGAGTGTTCGGTGCCTACGGCGTGCATCGATGAGAGGCAGTTCTCCATCGTGACCACGGGAAAGAACAAAAGCCGCATTCACTGCGCCGACGACAGTCTGGCCGGGGCCGTGAGCCAGCGTGCCTGCGTGTATTCCGGGGCGAGGGTGGTCCTAAATCCGGTGACGGATGCGGTCCACCTCGTCCACGGCCCGATCGGGTGTGCGGCGTACACGTGGGATATCCGCGGCAGCCTGTCCAGTGGCCCGGAGATGTTTCGGCAGAGTTTTTCCACCGACTTGAAAGAGCGGGACGTGGTCTTTGGTGGAGAGAAGAAACTTGTCGCCTGTATCGACGAGGTCGTCGGGAAGTACCATCCCCCGGCGATATTCGTCTACGCGACCTGTGTCGTCGGGCTGATCGGCGACGACATCGTCGCCGTCTGCAAGGAGGCGTCGGGGAGGCACGGCATCGACGTGATCCCGGTGGAGTCGAGCGGCTTTCTCTCGGGCAACAAGATCGTCGGCTACCGGGCGGCAGGAGAAGCCCTGCTGAAGTTGATCCGCCCAAAAGACGGAGAGACCGTAGAGAAGACGCGGAAACTCAACTTTCTCGGGGAGTATAACCTCGGCGGCGAGAAGTGGCTCGTCGAGCGCTACCTCAGAGAGATGGGCATCGAGATCAACGTGGCCTTCACCGGGGACTCGACCGTCGCCGCCCTGAAGAGGGCGCCCGGAGCCTGCCTGAACCTGGTGCAGTGCAGCGGCTCGATGCACTGGGTGGCGATGAACCTGGAGAAGGAGTACGGCACCCCGTACATCGATGTGAACTTCTTCGGCGCCGCGAACACCGCCGAGAGCCTGCGCAGGATCGCCCGGTTCTACGGGGACGAGGAGATCGTCCGCCGGACGGAGGCGCTCATCGAGCGCGAGATGGAACGGGTCCGGCCGGTCGTCGAGAAGTACCGGGCGAGACTCGCAGGAAAGCGGGCGGCGATCTACGTGGGCGGCGCGTTCAAGGCGCTCGCCATCATCCGCCAGCTGCAGGAACTCGGCATGGAGGTCGTCTTCACCGGGACGCAGACCGGCAAGCAGGAGGACTACGAGCAGATCGGCGCCATCGTCAGCGAGGGGACGGTCGTGATCGACGACGCCAACCCCGCCGAGATCGAGAAGTTCCTGCTGGAAAAAGACGTCGACATGATGGCCGGCGGTGTGAAAGAGCGGTTCCTCGCACACAAACTGGGCATCGGCTTCGTCGACCACAACCACGACCGCAAAGACGGTCTTGCCGGGTTTGACGGGGCGATCCGGTTCGCCCGCGAGGTCTACGCCACCACCTGCTCCCCGGTCTGGGAACGGGTGAAGAAGAACCCCTTCGAGGAGGCGGAAGGATGA
- a CDS encoding P-II family nitrogen regulator, whose protein sequence is MKEIMAIVRMKKTGATKRALIEAGVAGFTAVKAMGRGKLLPHEEINAPCKERLMGMAATDVIEREESEEQVVTFLDDKRMFPRRLFTILAHDEDVPRIVEAIIRANRTERGAGDGKIFVTPVADAVRVRTGESGDAAIW, encoded by the coding sequence ATGAAAGAGATCATGGCCATCGTGCGGATGAAGAAGACCGGTGCGACGAAACGTGCCCTGATCGAGGCGGGCGTCGCCGGTTTCACCGCCGTCAAAGCGATGGGCAGAGGAAAACTGCTGCCGCATGAGGAGATAAACGCCCCCTGTAAGGAGAGACTCATGGGGATGGCCGCTACCGACGTCATCGAGAGGGAGGAGTCCGAAGAGCAGGTCGTCACGTTCCTCGACGACAAAAGGATGTTTCCGCGGCGGTTGTTCACCATCCTCGCCCACGACGAGGACGTGCCGCGGATCGTTGAGGCGATCATCAGAGCCAACCGCACGGAGCGCGGTGCAGGCGACGGGAAGATCTTCGTGACGCCTGTTGCCGATGCAGTCCGTGTCCGCACGGGCGAGTCCGGTGACGCTGCAATCTGGTAA
- the nifD gene encoding nitrogenase molybdenum-iron protein alpha chain, whose translation MTTDLNVDELLAPLPDKVRKNRSKHIVKKDPSGGSCPQIEANTRTVPGIITQRGCSYAGCKGVVVGPIKDMLTITHGPIGCAYYSWGTRRNKARADERTPPEQIYTAMCFSTDMQESDIVFGGEKKLAKMIDEAVEIFHPRAINICATCPIGLIGDDLSAVAKAAQERHGIPVIHYNCEGYKGVSQSAGHHIANNQIMERIIGTGTEKVDGKYVLNILGEYNIGGDTWEIERILGEIGYTVGSTLTGDSAYAKIKNMHRAHLNLVQCHRSINYIAEMMETKYGIPWLKVNFIGIDATIDTLREIARCFGDEDLIARTEHVIERELAAVTPEIERCRKVLKGRTAFAFVGGSRSHHYQFLLRNLGMEVVVAGYEFAHRDDYEGREVIPTIKSDADSKNIPELHVEPDPEEYRPPHLHLKMSKEKYDELAASGILNDYKGMYPDMVDGGIMIDDANHFETEELVEIFKPDLIFTGIKDKYVTHKMGLPSKQIHSYDYSGPYTCFRGAVTFAKDVAHSLSTPAWKMITPPWEQSGTGGD comes from the coding sequence ATGACGACGGACCTAAACGTCGACGAGCTGCTGGCACCGCTTCCGGACAAAGTGCGAAAGAACCGGAGCAAGCATATCGTCAAGAAGGATCCATCCGGCGGTTCCTGCCCGCAGATCGAGGCGAATACCCGGACGGTTCCCGGCATCATAACCCAGCGGGGATGCAGTTACGCCGGGTGCAAGGGCGTGGTCGTCGGGCCGATCAAGGATATGCTCACGATCACCCACGGCCCGATCGGGTGCGCCTACTACAGCTGGGGGACGCGGCGGAACAAGGCACGGGCCGACGAGAGAACTCCCCCGGAGCAGATCTACACAGCGATGTGCTTCTCGACCGACATGCAGGAGAGCGACATCGTCTTTGGAGGCGAGAAGAAGCTCGCGAAGATGATCGACGAGGCCGTGGAGATCTTCCACCCGAGGGCCATCAACATCTGCGCGACGTGCCCGATCGGGCTTATCGGCGACGATCTCTCCGCTGTCGCAAAGGCGGCACAGGAGAGGCACGGTATTCCGGTGATCCACTACAACTGCGAAGGCTACAAGGGGGTCAGCCAGTCGGCCGGCCACCACATCGCCAACAACCAGATCATGGAGCGCATCATCGGGACCGGGACCGAGAAGGTGGACGGGAAGTACGTCCTCAACATCCTCGGCGAGTACAACATCGGCGGCGACACCTGGGAGATCGAGAGGATCCTCGGAGAGATCGGGTATACGGTAGGCTCGACCCTCACCGGCGATTCGGCCTATGCGAAGATCAAGAACATGCACAGGGCCCACTTAAACCTCGTCCAGTGCCACCGCTCGATCAACTACATCGCCGAGATGATGGAGACGAAGTACGGCATCCCCTGGCTGAAGGTGAACTTCATCGGCATCGACGCGACGATCGACACGCTCCGCGAGATAGCCCGGTGCTTCGGCGACGAAGACCTGATCGCGAGGACGGAACACGTCATCGAGCGCGAGCTTGCCGCGGTCACGCCGGAGATCGAGCGGTGCCGGAAGGTCCTCAAAGGCAGGACCGCCTTTGCCTTCGTCGGCGGGTCGCGCAGCCACCACTACCAGTTCCTGCTCAGGAACCTCGGCATGGAAGTCGTGGTCGCGGGCTACGAGTTCGCCCACCGCGACGATTACGAGGGGCGCGAGGTCATACCGACGATCAAGAGCGATGCGGACTCAAAGAACATCCCCGAACTCCACGTCGAACCGGACCCCGAAGAGTACCGGCCGCCCCACCTGCACCTGAAGATGTCAAAGGAGAAGTACGACGAACTGGCCGCGTCCGGCATCCTCAACGACTACAAGGGGATGTACCCGGACATGGTCGACGGCGGGATCATGATCGACGACGCCAACCACTTCGAGACCGAAGAACTGGTCGAGATCTTCAAGCCCGACCTGATCTTCACCGGGATCAAGGACAAGTACGTCACGCACAAGATGGGCCTCCCCTCAAAGCAGATCCACTCGTACGACTACAGCGGTCCGTACACGTGCTTCAGGGGGGCGGTGACCTTCGCAAAGGACGTGGCGCACTCGCTCTCCACGCCCGCATGGAAGATGATCACCCCGCCCTGGGAACAGAGCGGAACCGGAGGTGACTGA
- a CDS encoding nitrogenase component 1 — MTETTSRAKQVNENQCHMCMPLGGVLALRGVEDSIALVHGSQGCSTYMRLANVEHFNEPIDIASSSLNEKQAIFGGEANLRIALDNVIRVYRPKVIGILTSCLSETMGDDVGRFVETYRRDREIGEIEIIPVSTPSYGGTHTEGFWATTRAVIAHYARPAERHRGINVIVPNISPADIREIKRLLDLMGLEYTLLPDYSLTLDRPFGGRYTKIAPGGTPAAAIARMSGARATIQFGLTCPDSLSPGRFLKERFGVPLIDLPLPIGLENTDLFVGTLKDLGGRPVPASLVLERGWLCDAMADAHKINAAARPVVYGEPELIYALAKFCLENGSVPAVIASGTQNSALSALLRPLLQDALEETIVLEEADFVTIEDAAVRTSANLAVGHSGGRYLTERQGIPGLRVGYPVHDRVGGQRILSVGYTGTLAFLDRFTNTLLEAKYGSYRRLRREELLNERGESNAKA; from the coding sequence ATGACTGAGACAACGTCACGGGCAAAACAGGTCAACGAGAACCAGTGCCACATGTGCATGCCGCTCGGCGGGGTCCTCGCCCTGCGGGGCGTAGAAGACTCCATCGCGCTGGTGCACGGCTCGCAGGGGTGCAGCACCTACATGCGCCTCGCGAACGTCGAGCACTTCAACGAGCCGATCGACATCGCTTCCTCGTCCTTAAACGAGAAGCAGGCGATCTTCGGGGGGGAGGCGAACCTGAGGATCGCGCTCGACAACGTGATCCGGGTCTACCGGCCGAAGGTCATCGGCATCCTGACGAGCTGCCTCTCCGAGACCATGGGCGACGACGTCGGGCGGTTCGTCGAGACCTACCGGAGGGACCGGGAGATCGGGGAGATCGAGATCATCCCCGTCTCCACGCCGAGCTACGGCGGCACCCACACCGAGGGGTTCTGGGCGACGACGCGGGCGGTCATCGCCCACTACGCCCGGCCGGCCGAACGGCACCGCGGGATCAACGTCATCGTCCCGAACATCAGCCCCGCCGATATCAGGGAGATAAAGCGCCTCCTCGACCTGATGGGCCTTGAGTACACGCTGCTGCCCGACTACTCGCTGACGCTGGACCGTCCCTTCGGGGGACGCTACACGAAGATCGCGCCGGGCGGCACCCCGGCCGCCGCGATCGCTCGCATGAGCGGGGCGCGGGCCACCATCCAGTTCGGCCTCACCTGCCCGGACAGTCTCTCCCCCGGCCGCTTCCTCAAAGAGCGGTTCGGCGTCCCGCTGATCGACCTCCCGCTCCCGATCGGCCTTGAGAACACGGACCTCTTCGTCGGGACCTTGAAGGACCTCGGCGGGCGGCCCGTGCCCGCGAGCCTCGTGCTCGAGCGGGGATGGCTCTGCGACGCTATGGCCGACGCCCACAAGATCAACGCGGCGGCGCGGCCGGTCGTCTACGGCGAACCCGAACTGATCTACGCCCTGGCAAAATTCTGCCTGGAGAACGGTTCGGTTCCTGCCGTCATCGCCAGCGGAACGCAGAACAGCGCCCTATCCGCGCTGCTGCGGCCCCTGCTACAGGACGCGCTGGAAGAGACGATCGTCCTCGAAGAAGCGGATTTCGTGACGATCGAGGACGCAGCGGTCCGGACGTCGGCGAACCTCGCCGTCGGCCACTCGGGCGGGAGGTACCTGACCGAGCGGCAGGGGATCCCCGGCCTCAGGGTGGGCTACCCCGTCCACGACCGGGTCGGCGGGCAGAGGATCCTCTCGGTCGGCTACACGGGCACCCTCGCCTTTCTCGACCGGTTCACCAACACCCTGCTGGAAGCGAAGTACGGCTCCTACCGCAGACTGCGGAGAGAAGAGTTGCTCAACGAACGAGGTGAATCCAATGCAAAAGCCTGA
- a CDS encoding nitrogenase component 1 — translation MLDCTPDKPLTEGAHTTGKINPIKTCQPVGAMYAALGIHGCLPHSHGSQGCCSYHRMALSRHFHEPAMASTSSFTEGASVFGGAANLKTSIKNVFAIYDPEIIAVHTTCLSETIGDDIPTIIKQSEIPEGRYVIHANTPSYHGSHVTGFSNMCKGIVSYLAESDGGEKKERANIFPGFVNPGDMREIRRIVTEMGVPSIMYPDTTGVMDSPMRKTYEMYPRGGATIAEIKESGNSKLTLSLGAWSSDEAAATLQAKCGVPGVPLRIPIGVRATDDLIMAVKEGFGVDVPESLEVERGQVIDTLIDTHFQYEGKTVAVFGDPDILVPLTEFLITMGMIPKYVVTGTPGNKFEKTVNGMLEEAGIEGSRVKAEGDLFDLHQWIKEEPVDLLIGNTHGKYIARAEDIPLVRVGFPVFDRAVHPLMPIVGYRGCLRLIEMISNALLERRDRDSLDEDYELIL, via the coding sequence ATGCTCGACTGCACACCAGATAAGCCTCTCACCGAAGGCGCACACACGACAGGAAAGATCAACCCGATAAAGACATGCCAGCCGGTCGGCGCGATGTACGCAGCCCTCGGCATCCACGGCTGTCTCCCGCACAGCCACGGGTCGCAGGGGTGCTGCTCCTACCACCGGATGGCGCTCTCAAGGCACTTCCACGAGCCGGCGATGGCCTCGACGAGTTCCTTCACGGAAGGAGCGTCCGTATTCGGCGGGGCTGCAAACTTAAAGACCTCGATCAAGAACGTCTTTGCCATCTACGACCCGGAGATCATCGCGGTCCACACCACGTGCCTCAGCGAGACGATCGGGGACGATATCCCGACGATCATCAAGCAGTCGGAGATCCCCGAAGGCAGGTACGTCATCCACGCCAACACGCCGAGTTACCACGGTTCGCACGTCACCGGGTTTTCGAACATGTGCAAGGGGATCGTATCCTACCTTGCGGAGTCGGACGGCGGCGAAAAGAAGGAACGGGCGAACATCTTCCCGGGGTTCGTGAACCCCGGCGATATGCGGGAGATCAGGAGGATCGTGACCGAGATGGGCGTCCCCTCGATCATGTATCCCGACACCACGGGCGTGATGGACTCGCCGATGCGAAAGACCTACGAGATGTACCCCCGGGGCGGCGCGACGATCGCGGAGATAAAGGAATCGGGCAACTCGAAGTTGACCCTCTCGCTCGGCGCCTGGTCCTCCGACGAGGCGGCGGCGACTCTCCAGGCGAAGTGCGGCGTGCCCGGCGTCCCCCTCAGGATCCCGATCGGGGTCCGGGCGACCGACGACCTGATCATGGCGGTGAAGGAAGGGTTCGGGGTCGACGTGCCCGAATCGCTCGAAGTCGAGCGCGGGCAGGTCATCGACACCCTGATCGACACCCACTTCCAGTACGAGGGGAAGACGGTAGCGGTCTTCGGGGACCCGGACATCCTGGTCCCGCTCACAGAGTTCCTCATCACGATGGGCATGATCCCGAAGTACGTCGTCACGGGAACGCCCGGCAACAAATTCGAGAAGACCGTCAACGGGATGCTCGAAGAAGCGGGCATCGAAGGGAGCAGGGTCAAAGCCGAGGGGGACCTCTTCGACCTCCACCAGTGGATCAAGGAAGAGCCGGTCGACCTCCTCATCGGCAACACGCACGGCAAGTACATCGCGCGGGCCGAGGACATCCCCCTGGTCAGGGTCGGGTTCCCCGTATTCGACCGGGCCGTGCACCCGCTGATGCCGATCGTCGGCTACCGTGGGTGCCTGCGGCTGATCGAGATGATCAGCAACGCGCTGCTCGAGCGGCGGGACCGCGACTCCCTGGACGAAGATTACGAACTGATCCTCTAA
- a CDS encoding nucleotidyltransferase domain-containing protein, which yields MQCRVGCGRVCCLKTEPFLYPYVIRENLSSLQNIECIFIHGSFAKGTAGGRSDIDLFIVGDVDERVLIPLVNASERATNREINYTLMHASEFARRKEGGDPFVKNVMGERKIMNRRDLR from the coding sequence GTGCAGTGCCGGGTAGGCTGCGGCCGGGTTTGTTGTCTGAAAACTGAACCCTTTTTGTACCCATATGTTATCCGCGAGAACCTCTCTTCCTTGCAGAATATCGAGTGCATATTCATCCACGGATCGTTTGCAAAGGGGACCGCAGGGGGAAGGAGCGATATCGACCTCTTCATCGTCGGCGACGTGGACGAAAGGGTGCTGATCCCGCTCGTGAATGCGAGCGAGCGTGCGACCAACCGCGAGATCAACTACACGCTCATGCATGCTAGCGAGTTTGCACGGCGAAAGGAGGGCGGCGATCCTTTCGTGAAGAATGTAATGGGTGAGAGAAAGATCATGAATCGTCGGGACCTGCGATGA
- a CDS encoding ABC transporter ATP-binding protein, whose amino-acid sequence MLSMRAVKQLRDYELDVSLSVGPGETLVLIGENGAGKSTVLNLVSGLLAPDRGEIALAGRVLYSDARRIDVPVEDRSIGHLFQSYALFPHLSVFENVAFGLRCRKVPRQEIAARVAGELGRMHLSDLAGVNVGRLSGGQRQRVALARALAVRPDLLLLDEPLAAVDVRVQGEMRRELRETIRAAGIPCVLVTHALRDALELGDKVCVMEEGRVVFEGTPGEVLASGREGFIAEFACGCGRHHG is encoded by the coding sequence ATGCTCTCCATGCGTGCCGTAAAACAGTTGCGGGACTACGAACTCGACGTCTCCCTCTCGGTCGGGCCGGGGGAGACCCTCGTCCTGATCGGGGAGAACGGGGCCGGCAAGTCGACCGTCCTCAACCTGGTCTCAGGACTGCTCGCCCCGGACCGCGGGGAGATCGCCCTTGCAGGCCGGGTGCTCTATTCGGACGCACGGCGGATCGACGTCCCGGTCGAAGACCGGAGCATCGGCCACCTCTTCCAGTCCTACGCCCTCTTCCCGCACCTCTCGGTCTTCGAGAACGTCGCGTTCGGCCTCCGGTGCCGGAAGGTCCCGCGACAGGAGATCGCCGCCCGCGTCGCCGGGGAACTCGGACGCATGCACCTCTCCGACCTCGCGGGCGTCAACGTCGGCCGGCTCTCCGGCGGGCAGCGCCAGCGGGTGGCGCTCGCCCGGGCACTCGCGGTCAGGCCCGATCTCCTCCTCCTCGACGAACCGCTCGCCGCGGTCGACGTCCGCGTCCAGGGAGAGATGCGCCGCGAACTCCGCGAGACGATCCGGGCCGCCGGAATCCCCTGCGTCCTCGTCACCCACGCGCTCCGCGACGCCCTCGAACTCGGCGATAAGGTCTGCGTCATGGAGGAGGGGAGGGTCGTCTTCGAGGGGACGCCCGGCGAGGTGCTGGCGTCGGGAAGGGAGGGGTTCATCGCGGAGTTCGCGTGCGGGTGCGGGAGGCACCACGGGTAG
- a CDS encoding ABC transporter permease — MDSTRSDRAARPGGTVLSLLVFCLISGFLLFVTVPIASLFLRITPEAFIQSLQQPVVVDALVLSLATASVSTAIVVLFGTPLSYVNARVRYRGREIVDTLTDLPIVLPPAVAGIALLMAFGRRGVVGEFLDGLGINVAFTTVAVILAQVFVASPFYIRQARASFEAVDPQYEDAARTLGASRLAVLFRVSIPLAWSGLISGAILSFARALGEFGATIMFAGNFQGRTQTMPLAIYTTMQGDLSDAISIAIVLVIISFAVILAVRYTTRRAV; from the coding sequence ATGGATTCGACCCGGTCCGATAGGGCCGCAAGACCCGGAGGGACAGTTCTCTCCCTCCTCGTCTTCTGCCTCATCTCGGGCTTCCTCCTCTTCGTGACGGTCCCGATAGCCTCGCTCTTCCTGCGGATCACCCCCGAGGCGTTCATCCAGTCGCTGCAGCAGCCGGTCGTCGTCGACGCGCTCGTGCTCTCCCTCGCCACCGCCTCGGTAAGCACCGCGATCGTCGTTCTCTTCGGGACGCCGCTCTCCTACGTCAACGCGCGGGTGCGCTACCGCGGCCGGGAGATCGTCGATACCCTCACGGACCTCCCCATCGTCCTCCCGCCAGCAGTGGCGGGCATCGCGCTCCTGATGGCCTTCGGCCGCCGGGGCGTCGTCGGGGAGTTCCTCGACGGGCTCGGGATCAACGTCGCGTTCACGACCGTCGCGGTCATCCTCGCGCAGGTCTTCGTCGCCTCCCCGTTCTACATCCGGCAGGCGAGGGCGAGTTTCGAGGCGGTCGACCCGCAGTACGAGGACGCGGCACGGACGCTCGGGGCATCGAGGCTCGCCGTCCTCTTCCGCGTCTCGATCCCGCTCGCGTGGAGCGGCCTTATCTCCGGGGCGATCCTCTCGTTCGCCCGGGCGCTGGGGGAGTTCGGCGCGACGATCATGTTCGCCGGCAACTTCCAGGGCCGGACGCAGACGATGCCGCTCGCGATCTACACGACGATGCAGGGAGACCTTTCCGACGCGATCAGCATCGCGATCGTCCTCGTGATCATCTCGTTTGCCGTGATCCTCGCGGTCCGGTACACTACCCGGAGGGCCGTCTGA